One part of the Georgfuchsia toluolica genome encodes these proteins:
- a CDS encoding DEAD/DEAH box helicase, with product MSNSIERFDQLALSTPLLQALEALGYETPSPIQAACIPHLLAGDDLLGEAQTGTGKTAAFALPLLQRIEVADKRPQVLVLTPTRELAIQVAEAFQSYARNLAGFHVLPVYGGQSMVVQLRALSRGPQVIVGTPGRIMDHLERKSLTLAGLRTLVLDEADEMLRMGFIDDVEWILEHTPAERQTALFSATMPEPIRRVAKKYMREPREIKIKNSTATVTAIRQRYWQVSGLHKLDALTRILEVEEDFDAALVFVRTKTATVELAEKLEARGYAAAALNGDMVQGLRERVVEQLKNKALDIVIATDVAARGLDVSRISHVINYDIPYDSEAYIHRIGRTGRAGRTGNAILFVAPREMRMLRTIERATRSPIEPMQLPSKEMVANRRVAQFKQQVMDTIATQELEFFENVVRQLMQEQNLGARDVAAALVYLAQAERPLQIEEKYEKPEKFSKPEKSEKFDKADKFEKFEKPAAGRKQITKPVKSAKGAGGTVGNSGVWDPTGPRQRYRLDAGRNHGVTPKDIVGAIANEAGIESRYIGQIDLFDDFSTVELPTLPEDTLQLLQKTRLRGRPMDIAVDDSSATERPAHKKFGRSDAGERPPRVPRSPQTSVSPWADKPQKPYKSSKPPFDKKPSFDKKPPFDKKPFKKKASPGSAH from the coding sequence ATGTCAAATTCTATCGAACGCTTCGATCAACTCGCCCTGTCCACGCCGCTGCTGCAGGCGCTGGAGGCGCTCGGTTATGAAACGCCATCGCCGATCCAGGCCGCCTGCATCCCGCACCTGCTCGCGGGCGATGACTTGCTCGGCGAGGCGCAGACCGGCACCGGCAAGACGGCGGCCTTCGCGCTGCCGCTGCTGCAACGCATCGAGGTCGCCGACAAGCGGCCCCAGGTACTGGTGTTGACGCCGACGCGCGAACTGGCGATCCAGGTCGCCGAGGCGTTTCAGAGCTACGCCCGCAATCTCGCCGGCTTCCATGTGCTGCCAGTGTATGGCGGACAGAGCATGGTGGTGCAATTGCGCGCGCTGTCGCGTGGCCCGCAAGTGATCGTCGGTACGCCGGGGCGCATCATGGATCACCTGGAGCGCAAGAGCCTCACCCTGGCGGGCCTGCGCACGCTGGTCCTCGACGAGGCCGACGAGATGCTGCGCATGGGCTTCATCGACGATGTCGAATGGATACTCGAACATACCCCCGCGGAGCGGCAGACGGCGCTTTTTTCGGCCACCATGCCGGAACCGATCCGGCGCGTGGCGAAGAAGTACATGCGCGAGCCGCGCGAAATCAAGATCAAGAACAGCACCGCGACGGTAACCGCGATCCGCCAGCGCTACTGGCAGGTGAGTGGTCTGCACAAGCTCGATGCCTTGACGCGGATTCTAGAAGTCGAAGAGGATTTTGATGCGGCCCTGGTTTTTGTGCGCACCAAGACCGCAACCGTGGAACTGGCGGAAAAGCTCGAAGCGCGCGGTTATGCCGCGGCGGCCTTGAACGGCGACATGGTGCAGGGCCTGCGCGAGCGCGTCGTCGAACAGCTCAAGAACAAGGCGCTCGATATCGTCATCGCCACCGATGTCGCCGCGCGCGGCCTCGACGTGTCGCGCATCAGCCATGTCATTAACTACGACATTCCCTACGACAGCGAGGCCTACATCCATCGCATCGGCCGCACCGGCCGCGCCGGACGTACCGGCAACGCGATTCTGTTCGTCGCACCGCGCGAGATGCGCATGCTGCGGACCATCGAGCGCGCGACGCGTTCGCCAATCGAGCCAATGCAGCTGCCGAGCAAGGAGATGGTGGCCAATCGCCGCGTCGCCCAGTTCAAGCAGCAGGTGATGGATACCATCGCGACGCAGGAACTCGAATTTTTCGAGAACGTGGTGCGCCAGTTGATGCAGGAACAAAACCTCGGCGCGCGAGATGTCGCCGCCGCGCTGGTCTATCTGGCACAGGCCGAGCGCCCGTTGCAGATCGAGGAAAAATACGAAAAGCCAGAGAAGTTTTCCAAGCCGGAAAAGTCCGAGAAGTTCGACAAGGCAGACAAGTTCGAAAAGTTTGAAAAGCCCGCTGCCGGGCGCAAGCAGATCACCAAGCCGGTGAAGAGCGCCAAAGGTGCCGGCGGCACCGTTGGCAATAGCGGCGTGTGGGATCCGACAGGCCCCAGGCAGCGCTACCGGCTCGACGCCGGCCGCAACCACGGCGTGACGCCGAAAGACATCGTCGGCGCCATCGCCAACGAAGCCGGCATCGAGAGCCGCTACATCGGCCAGATCGATCTGTTCGACGACTTCAGTACCGTGGAGTTGCCGACACTGCCTGAAGATACGCTTCAGTTGCTGCAAAAAACCCGCCTGCGCGGTCGGCCGATGGATATCGCCGTTGACGACAGCAGCGCCACCGAGCGCCCTGCGCACAAGAAGTTCGGCAGATCCGATGCAGGAGAACGTCCGCCGCGTGTTCCAAGGTCGCCACAGACCTCGGTCTCGCCCTGGGCGGACAAGCCGCAAAAACCGTACAAGTCGTCCAAGCCCCCATTCGACAAAAAACCGTCCTTCGACAAGAAGCCGCCCTTCGACAAGAAGCCGTTCAAGAAAAAAGCGTCACCGGGCTCGGCCCATTAA
- a CDS encoding flavodoxin family protein, protein MKILLVVYHSMTGGTAQMVQAAAAGAATETSLQVRVLRAPDAGADDLLAADGYIFATPENLAAISGVMKHFFDRTYYQVLEQINGKPYAAMICAGSDGHNAARQIERIATGWRLKSIAPPLIICTHAQTKAEILRPKQIDAAHLEECKNLGATIAAGLAMGIF, encoded by the coding sequence ATGAAAATTTTGCTCGTAGTCTATCACTCGATGACCGGTGGTACTGCCCAGATGGTGCAAGCAGCAGCGGCCGGCGCGGCCACCGAAACTTCGCTACAGGTGAGGGTGCTGCGTGCGCCAGACGCAGGCGCGGACGATTTGCTGGCGGCCGACGGTTATATTTTTGCAACCCCGGAAAATCTTGCTGCCATCTCCGGTGTCATGAAGCACTTTTTCGATCGGACGTATTACCAGGTACTGGAACAGATCAACGGCAAGCCCTACGCCGCCATGATCTGTGCCGGCAGCGACGGCCATAATGCTGCCCGGCAAATCGAGCGCATCGCAACCGGCTGGCGGCTGAAGTCCATAGCGCCTCCCCTGATCATCTGCACCCACGCCCAGACGAAGGCCGAAATCCTGCGTCCAAAGCAAATCGACGCGGCACACCTAGAAGAGTGCAAGAATCTCGGCGCCACGATAGCAGCGGGGCTCGCCATGGGCATTTTCTGA
- the tolA gene encoding cell envelope integrity protein TolA gives MGSRITGHRWNNFAKALLLSLALHALVLSLQFGDSDSGLPRFGMPEESKTASIPMLNAILHNQEVVEKSLPELATQAVVGSSEQHTPGSLNREPPPSNLPPEPVTASIAKLETRPPESVEKRPVAGVTSEAPKIVAPAADVAVLSTDKTSTWSRPVGGDETLNKQEGAEHKKETPAPEQKTVEEQVRIEGEKAAQAAAAQEKELALERKRAEEQAAEARAREEAARAQQAAAEALARQHEVEKLAAEKAAKETAEKKLAEQQKMAEEQARIEKEKAAQVAAAREKELALERKQAEEQAAAARAREEAALAQQAAAKALAHQREAEKLATEKAAKDAAGKILAEQQDRLSNMGTGKPDGGKESGSAPTAGKGSDLARRAIDAIRGGQMGLPGIESAEPVRPRHGSILGRNPKEIQLAFYGEGWRQKIERIGSLNYPTLSKNLVYDPLVATVSINSDGTLAGVRVVKSSGHKDLDEAVLRIVTMSAPFAPFPPDMKRMYDVVDLTRTWVFLDYRPTITGE, from the coding sequence ATGGGTTCTCGCATTACCGGACACAGGTGGAACAATTTCGCAAAGGCTCTGCTGCTGAGCCTGGCGCTACATGCATTGGTTCTCTCTCTGCAGTTCGGCGACTCGGACAGTGGTTTGCCCAGGTTCGGGATGCCGGAAGAGTCCAAGACTGCCAGCATCCCAATGCTGAATGCGATCCTGCATAACCAGGAAGTGGTGGAAAAGTCGCTACCGGAATTGGCTACCCAGGCTGTTGTCGGCAGTAGCGAGCAGCACACTCCCGGTTCGCTGAACCGGGAACCTCCGCCGTCAAATCTGCCGCCCGAACCTGTCACCGCCAGCATTGCCAAGCTTGAGACGCGCCCGCCAGAATCGGTGGAGAAGCGTCCTGTCGCAGGCGTGACGTCAGAAGCGCCGAAAATTGTTGCGCCCGCCGCTGATGTCGCCGTGTTGAGCACGGACAAGACAAGTACATGGAGCCGGCCTGTTGGAGGTGACGAAACGCTGAACAAGCAGGAAGGCGCTGAGCATAAAAAAGAAACCCCTGCTCCCGAACAGAAAACGGTTGAAGAACAGGTACGGATTGAAGGGGAGAAGGCAGCCCAGGCAGCGGCTGCGCAGGAGAAGGAGCTGGCCTTGGAGAGAAAGCGGGCCGAGGAACAGGCTGCTGAGGCCAGAGCGAGAGAGGAAGCTGCCCGGGCGCAGCAGGCCGCAGCCGAAGCCCTGGCACGCCAGCACGAAGTCGAAAAACTCGCCGCAGAAAAAGCCGCTAAAGAGACTGCGGAAAAAAAACTGGCAGAGCAACAGAAAATGGCTGAGGAACAGGCGCGGATTGAAAAGGAAAAAGCCGCCCAGGTAGCCGCTGCGCGGGAGAAGGAGCTGGCCTTGGAGAGAAAGCAGGCCGAGGAACAGGCTGCTGCGGCCAGAGCGAGAGAAGAAGCTGCCCTGGCGCAGCAGGCCGCAGCCAAAGCCCTGGCACACCAGCGCGAAGCCGAAAAACTCGCCACAGAAAAGGCCGCAAAAGATGCGGCGGGAAAAATTCTGGCGGAACAACAGGACCGCCTTTCAAATATGGGGACAGGCAAACCCGATGGCGGCAAGGAAAGTGGAAGCGCGCCAACTGCGGGGAAAGGCAGCGATCTTGCGCGGCGGGCGATCGATGCGATCAGGGGCGGACAGATGGGCTTGCCGGGGATTGAAAGCGCAGAACCTGTCCGGCCACGGCACGGCAGTATTCTGGGCAGAAACCCCAAAGAAATACAATTGGCCTTTTACGGCGAAGGCTGGCGGCAGAAGATAGAACGCATCGGCAGCCTGAATTATCCGACGTTGTCGAAGAACCTTGTCTACGATCCCCTGGTGGCAACCGTGAGCATCAACAGCGATGGCACGCTTGCCGGCGTGCGCGTCGTGAAAAGCAGCGGACACAAGGATCTGGACGAAGCCGTGCTGCGGATTGTGACCATGAGTGCGCCGTTTGCGCCGTTCCCGCCTGACATGAAGCGAATGTATGACGTTGTTGATCTCACCCGCACCTGGGTTTTCCTGGATTACCGGCCAACAATTACCGGCGAGTGA
- the gdhA gene encoding NADP-specific glutamate dehydrogenase, which translates to MAVVLEEKIESIYQQVKARNPGENEFHQAVKEVLESLGPVLVKYPEFSHHKIIERICEPERQIIFRVPWQDDKGAVHINRGFRVEFNSAIGPYKGGLRFHPSVYLGIIKFLGFEQLFKNALTGMPIGGGKGGSDFDPKGKSDNEIMRFCQSFMTELYRHLGEYTDVPAGDIGVGGRELGFLFGQYKRITNRYESAVLTGKGIGWGGSLVRTEATGYGAVYFVREMLKVRKDSLEGKTCVVSGSGNVAIYTIEKLNQLGAKVVACSDSNGIIVHEKGIDLDLVKKLKEVERRRIADYATYHKDAKYIAGGNIWEVPCQVAMPSATQNEINGKDAKTLVKNGCIAVGEGANMPTTPDGVKVFLDAKIAYGPGKAANAGGVATSALEMQQNASRDSWNFEFTEKKLDEIMTNIHTATYETAEEFGASGNYVIGANITSFIKVANAMVALGLI; encoded by the coding sequence ATGGCAGTGGTATTGGAAGAGAAGATCGAGTCGATATATCAGCAAGTCAAGGCAAGAAATCCTGGGGAGAATGAATTTCATCAGGCGGTCAAGGAGGTGCTCGAATCGCTCGGGCCTGTCCTTGTCAAATACCCGGAATTTTCCCACCACAAGATCATCGAGCGCATCTGCGAGCCCGAGCGCCAGATCATCTTTCGCGTGCCATGGCAGGACGACAAGGGTGCGGTCCACATCAACCGTGGCTTCCGCGTCGAGTTCAACAGCGCCATCGGCCCCTACAAGGGTGGCCTGCGCTTTCACCCGTCGGTCTACCTCGGCATCATCAAGTTCCTCGGTTTTGAACAGCTTTTCAAAAACGCTCTGACCGGCATGCCGATCGGCGGCGGCAAGGGTGGCTCCGACTTTGACCCGAAAGGAAAATCGGACAACGAAATCATGCGCTTCTGCCAGAGCTTCATGACTGAGCTGTACCGGCACCTTGGAGAATATACGGACGTACCGGCAGGGGACATCGGCGTCGGCGGCCGCGAACTCGGTTTCCTGTTCGGCCAATACAAGAGGATCACCAACAGGTATGAATCGGCCGTACTTACCGGCAAGGGAATCGGCTGGGGCGGATCCCTGGTACGTACCGAGGCAACCGGGTATGGGGCTGTCTATTTTGTGCGCGAAATGCTCAAGGTGCGCAAGGATTCGCTCGAAGGCAAGACCTGCGTGGTTTCCGGTTCCGGCAACGTCGCGATATACACCATCGAGAAGCTTAACCAACTGGGGGCAAAGGTCGTTGCCTGTTCCGACTCGAATGGCATCATCGTGCACGAGAAGGGAATCGATCTCGATCTCGTGAAAAAATTGAAGGAAGTTGAGCGGCGCAGGATAGCCGACTACGCGACCTATCATAAGGATGCCAAGTACATTGCCGGCGGCAATATCTGGGAGGTTCCCTGTCAGGTTGCGATGCCTTCTGCGACGCAGAACGAGATCAATGGCAAGGATGCGAAGACGCTGGTGAAAAACGGCTGCATTGCCGTGGGCGAAGGCGCGAACATGCCCACGACCCCGGATGGCGTCAAGGTTTTTCTTGACGCAAAGATCGCCTACGGACCGGGCAAGGCAGCCAATGCCGGCGGTGTGGCGACGTCGGCCCTGGAGATGCAGCAGAATGCAAGTCGCGATTCGTGGAATTTCGAATTTACGGAGAAAAAACTCGACGAAATCATGACCAACATCCACACAGCAACCTACGAAACAGCAGAAGAGTTTGGCGCATCCGGCAACTACGTCATTGGGGCAAATATTACGAGTTTCATCAAGGTAGCCAATGCCATGGTGGCACTCGGACTGATCTAA
- a CDS encoding ATP-binding protein, which produces MFVAIYVAIDGLTYMHPMHGLNITPWNPPPALGLVLWLRYGRIAALPWFGAILVSELLIRHMPVPLLFNVALSAFMVIGYGSIAELLRIRLGRSEVLHDQRNLLSWLFIIVTATLVTSCLYIAMVSLAGLIPAQEWAIAFARFWVGDCVGIIVTMPFFWMFSERLGRERLKKALSSWGTLGYGLLGIAMLWLAFGFSDSGNFKYFYLLFLPVVWAAARQGLAGAAIAAFVLPTGVIVAAQWVNLVSITMFELQMLGAVLAFVGFFIGVVVDEKQRVSMELQQTLRLAAAGEMAAALAHELNQPLSALSAYGSASEELLAKGETGALLHDTIRRMVVESHRAADVVRRLRDFFRTGATRLERISLVELIDGATASFSVKAAQRSIDLMIDQLPDRTLLVDRLQIEVVLRNLLSNAFDAVCECPVNNRQIHISAYIDDANWLRIRIEDSGPGLTAAMAERLFEAFHSSKTSGLGLGLPISRAIVEAHGGNLLAKVIGHGLFEVVLPVEGKPEDAS; this is translated from the coding sequence GTGTTTGTTGCCATCTACGTCGCTATCGACGGGTTGACTTACATGCATCCGATGCATGGACTCAACATCACGCCGTGGAATCCGCCTCCCGCGCTTGGCCTGGTGCTTTGGTTGCGATATGGCAGGATTGCTGCGCTCCCCTGGTTTGGTGCAATTCTGGTTTCCGAGCTGCTGATCCGGCATATGCCGGTACCGTTATTGTTTAACGTCGCGCTGTCCGCATTCATGGTGATTGGCTATGGTTCGATTGCGGAATTGTTGCGCATTCGCCTTGGCCGTAGCGAAGTCCTCCACGACCAGCGGAACCTGCTCTCCTGGCTGTTCATCATCGTCACAGCCACGCTTGTAACAAGCTGCCTGTATATCGCCATGGTGAGCCTTGCCGGTCTGATTCCGGCGCAGGAGTGGGCGATTGCATTTGCCCGTTTCTGGGTGGGCGATTGCGTTGGCATCATCGTGACGATGCCGTTTTTCTGGATGTTTTCCGAGCGCCTTGGCCGCGAGCGTTTGAAAAAAGCTCTTTCAAGCTGGGGAACCCTTGGTTACGGTTTGCTCGGCATTGCAATGCTATGGCTTGCCTTTGGTTTCAGCGATAGCGGCAATTTCAAGTATTTCTACCTCCTCTTCCTGCCTGTTGTATGGGCTGCAGCAAGACAGGGGCTGGCCGGTGCAGCCATTGCGGCATTTGTGCTTCCCACCGGAGTTATCGTCGCCGCGCAGTGGGTCAATCTGGTCTCCATCACCATGTTTGAGCTGCAGATGCTGGGGGCCGTGCTGGCGTTTGTGGGTTTCTTTATCGGCGTGGTCGTGGATGAGAAACAACGCGTCAGCATGGAACTGCAGCAAACCTTGCGCCTTGCGGCTGCGGGCGAGATGGCAGCTGCATTGGCACATGAACTCAATCAGCCGCTCAGCGCTCTCTCTGCCTATGGCAGCGCCAGTGAGGAACTGCTGGCCAAAGGTGAAACCGGCGCGCTGCTTCACGATACGATCCGCCGCATGGTTGTGGAGTCGCACCGTGCTGCCGATGTCGTGCGCCGGCTGCGGGATTTTTTTCGTACCGGCGCAACCAGGCTGGAGCGCATCAGTCTGGTTGAACTTATCGATGGCGCCACGGCCTCATTCTCGGTCAAAGCGGCGCAGCGCAGCATCGATCTGATGATCGATCAATTGCCGGATCGTACGCTGCTGGTGGATCGCCTGCAGATCGAGGTCGTTCTGCGCAATCTGTTATCCAACGCTTTTGATGCAGTCTGCGAGTGCCCGGTTAACAACCGCCAGATCCATATTTCTGCGTACATTGATGATGCGAACTGGTTGCGTATCCGCATCGAAGACAGCGGCCCGGGCCTGACTGCCGCAATGGCTGAGCGCTTGTTTGAGGCATTCCACTCGTCCAAGACCAGCGGCCTTGGCCTTGGGCTGCCCATCAGCCGCGCAATCGTGGAAGCGCATGGCGGCAATCTGCTGGCCAAGGTCATCGGCCACGGCTTGTTCGAAGTTGTTCTTCCTGTCGAGGGGAAACCTGAAGATGCTTCCTAG
- a CDS encoding response regulator transcription factor produces the protein MLPSAKTVFIVEDDPSVRDALGLLLGLRGYSVVIFADAESFLDAYRPEWFGCLLIDIRMPGMDGLALQKRLLEQGSHIPIIIITGHGDVNSAREAFRSQAVDFLEKPIDHAKLISSIEEAMAGQIAAQDVEARRSGFRRMLETLTPREAEVMELVVAGRHNREIAGILRISVRTVEVHKAHLMAKLKTDSVADLVRQYLIQRGIEAH, from the coding sequence ATGCTTCCTAGCGCCAAAACAGTTTTCATTGTCGAAGACGACCCGTCGGTACGCGACGCGCTTGGTCTGCTGCTTGGTTTGCGTGGATACTCGGTGGTTATCTTTGCCGACGCGGAAAGCTTTCTGGATGCGTATCGCCCCGAGTGGTTTGGTTGTCTGCTGATCGATATCCGAATGCCGGGAATGGATGGCCTTGCGCTACAAAAGCGGCTGCTGGAGCAAGGCAGCCATATCCCAATCATCATAATAACCGGGCATGGAGACGTGAATTCGGCCAGAGAGGCATTTCGTTCGCAGGCGGTCGATTTCCTCGAGAAGCCGATCGACCACGCCAAGCTTATCAGCTCAATCGAAGAAGCGATGGCCGGACAAATTGCCGCACAAGATGTGGAGGCACGGCGCAGTGGTTTTCGCCGCATGCTTGAAACATTAACGCCACGAGAGGCGGAAGTAATGGAACTGGTAGTGGCAGGAAGGCATAACCGTGAAATTGCCGGAATCCTGCGGATTAGCGTCCGTACCGTCGAGGTGCACAAGGCGCACTTGATGGCTAAACTGAAAACCGACAGCGTGGCAGATCTGGTTCGCCAGTACTTGATACAGCGCGGAATTGAGGCGCATTGA
- a CDS encoding HugZ family protein: protein MNPAYAQILRELLRSQEIAALGTLHDGQPFVSMVPFALLPGNANFIIHVSRLAMHTKDMLSSPNASLLVVAPRASGITAQALARITVQGQALLCTDACHAEAKAAYLSRFPHSAEMFGFADFSLFIIQPSSIRFVGGFGQATSITPETFADILSRG, encoded by the coding sequence ATGAACCCCGCCTACGCCCAGATACTCAGAGAACTGCTGCGATCACAGGAAATCGCCGCGCTCGGCACGTTGCATGACGGCCAGCCCTTCGTTTCCATGGTGCCATTCGCGCTGCTTCCCGGCAATGCGAATTTCATCATTCATGTCAGCCGGCTCGCGATGCATACAAAGGACATGTTGTCGAGTCCGAATGCCAGTCTGCTGGTGGTGGCACCGAGGGCTTCCGGAATCACCGCCCAGGCATTGGCGCGGATCACCGTGCAGGGCCAGGCCCTGCTCTGTACCGACGCCTGCCATGCCGAAGCGAAGGCGGCCTACCTGTCGCGCTTCCCGCACAGCGCCGAGATGTTCGGCTTTGCCGACTTCTCGCTGTTCATTATTCAGCCGAGTTCGATTCGCTTCGTCGGCGGCTTTGGCCAGGCCACGAGCATCACGCCCGAGACATTCGCCGACATCCTGAGCCGGGGCTAG
- a CDS encoding sulfite exporter TauE/SafE family protein, translating to MSATSDLIFLAIAALGAGFVDAVAGGGGLIQLPALFVTLPGEVPATLFGINKGSSVFGTLNAAWRYSRRIALSWHVLLPASAAALLCGYMGAAAVGWIPKAAMRPLVLLLLLGVWLYTWLRPGFGKSSGRMPTRPLLPALAVGGLLGFYDGFFGPGTGSFLIFAFVRVFGLDFLAASASAKFVNALTNIAALAWFIPHGQIVWPLVVVMALCNVGGATLGSRLALKHGSGFVRVIFLLVVGALILRLGIDMVG from the coding sequence TTGTCCGCAACATCCGACCTGATTTTCCTTGCTATCGCCGCGCTCGGCGCCGGCTTCGTCGATGCGGTTGCCGGTGGCGGCGGATTGATCCAGTTGCCGGCATTGTTCGTCACGCTGCCGGGTGAGGTACCCGCGACGCTGTTCGGCATCAACAAGGGCAGCAGTGTGTTCGGCACGCTCAATGCGGCATGGCGCTACAGCCGGCGCATCGCGCTGTCCTGGCACGTGTTGCTACCCGCCTCGGCAGCGGCCCTGCTCTGCGGCTATATGGGAGCAGCGGCGGTTGGATGGATACCGAAGGCCGCGATGCGCCCTCTAGTTCTGCTGCTGTTGCTCGGGGTATGGCTCTATACCTGGCTGCGTCCTGGTTTCGGTAAATCGAGCGGACGCATGCCGACAAGACCCTTGTTGCCCGCACTGGCCGTCGGCGGACTGCTTGGCTTCTACGACGGCTTCTTCGGCCCGGGCACGGGCAGCTTCCTGATCTTTGCCTTCGTTCGCGTCTTCGGCCTCGATTTTCTTGCCGCCTCCGCCAGCGCGAAATTCGTAAATGCCTTGACCAACATCGCGGCACTGGCCTGGTTCATCCCGCACGGCCAGATCGTCTGGCCGCTGGTAGTGGTCATGGCGCTATGCAATGTTGGCGGCGCAACGCTAGGCTCGCGGCTGGCGCTGAAGCACGGCAGCGGCTTCGTGCGTGTCATCTTTCTGCTGGTGGTCGGTGCGCTGATCCTGAGGCTCGGCATCGACATGGTGGGATAA